One Helianthus annuus cultivar XRQ/B chromosome 7, HanXRQr2.0-SUNRISE, whole genome shotgun sequence genomic region harbors:
- the LOC110866837 gene encoding uncharacterized mitochondrial protein AtMg00810-like, whose product MEQLPGYIDPQKPNHVCRLDKALYGLKQAPRAWFQRLSTFLVQQGFKCSQADTSLFIFHRGACLVYLLVYVDDIIVTGNHAPSIQHFIKRLQSEFAIKDLGKLNYFLGLEVSHTTDALFLSQTKYARDILTRAGLLDSKPVATPLGTNDVFTSHGKPFHDPTLYRSFVGALQYLTITRPDLSYAVNQASQFLQSPTEDHFQMVKRIMRYVKGTITYGLRFTTPTVSKLIGYSDADWARCIETRRSTYGYSIFLGGNLVSWSAKKQPTVSRSSCESEYRAMANTAAELIWITHLLKDLNALPNERPTLLCDNLSAIFLSQNPVAHKRAKHNDIDYHFVRELVSSGKLHTKFSFSIAITSDTVTNQTDIY is encoded by the exons ATGGAACAACTACCAGGTTACATTGATCCTCAAAAACCCAATCACGTGTGTCGCCTTGACAAAGCCCTTTACGGTCTCAAGCAAGCCCCACGTGCATGGTTTCAACGTCTTAGCACGTTTCTTGTTCAACAAGGTTTCAAATGTAGCCAAGCCGACACCTCATTGTTCATTTTCCATCGTGGTGCTTGTCTTGTATATCTTTTGGTATATGTCGATGATATCATTGTCACCGGGAATCATGCTCCATCCATTCAACACTTCATAAAAAGATTGCAATCTGAATTTGCAATTAAAGACCTAGGCAAACTCAACTATTTTTTAGGTCTCGAAGTCTCTCACACAACGGATGCTTTGTTTCTTAGCCAAACCAAATATGCTCGGGATATTCTCACTCGAGCAGGGCTCCTTGATTCCAAACCCGTCGCCACACCTCTTGGCACAAATGATGTCTTCACAAGTCATGGAAAACCGTTTCACGATCCGACTTTGTATCGGTCCTTTGTCGGCGCTCTACAATACCTTACCATTACACGCCCGGATCTTTCTTATGCCGTAAATCAGGCAAGTCAATTTCTCCAATCCCCAACTGAGGACCATTTTCAAATGGTTAAAAGAATCATGAGGTATGTTAAAGGCACTATTACGTATGGGTTGCGATTTACTACTCCCACTGTCTCCAAACTTATTGGATATTCAGATGCCGATTGGGCCCGTTGCATCGAAACGCGTCGTTCTACATATGGGTACTCCATTTTCCTTGGCGGAAACTTAGTATCTTGGAGCGCTAAAAAGCAGCCCACTGTCTCTCGTTCCAGCTGTGAATCTGAGTACAGGGCTATGGCTAACACTGCAGCTGAACTCATATGGATCACTCATCTTCTGAAGGATCTTAATGCCTTACCAAATGAGCGACCTACTCTGCTTTGTGACAATCTTAGTGCCATTTTTCTAAGTCAAAATCCGGTTGCTCATAAGAGAGCAAAGCACAATGATATTGATTATCACTTTGTTAGAGAACTTGTATCATCCGGCAAGCTGCACACGAA GTTTTCTTTTTCGATTGCTATAACAAGCGACACCGTAACGAATCAAACCGATATTTACTGA
- the LOC110868395 gene encoding transcription initiation factor TFIID subunit 10 has protein sequence MNHNQQSNEVRHDDENSLSDFLASLTDYTPTIPDELVEHYLAKSGFQCPDVRLTRLVAVAAQKFVSDIAIDALQHCKARQAAVVRDKKDKQQRDKRLIMNMEDLSKALQEYGVNVKHQEYFADNPSAGLESASREE, from the exons ATGAATCACAATCAGCAATCAAACGAAGTTAGACATGATGATGAAAACTCACTTTCAGATTTTCTTGCTTCCTTAACGGACTACACCCCAACT ATTCCTGATGAACTCGTGGAACATTACTTAGCCAAGAGTGGATTCCAGTGTCCAGATGTTCGATT AACTAGGCTAGTAGCCGTTGCAGCTCAGAAGTTTGTTTCAGACATTGCAATTGATGCTCTTCA GCACTGCAAAGCTAGACAGGCGGCCGTGGTCAGGGACAAAAAAGACAAGCAGCAAAGG GATAAACGCCTAATCATGAACATGGAAGACCTCTCCAAGGCTCTTCAAGAG TATGGCGTAAACGTTAAACACCAGGAGTATTTTGCTGATAACCCTTCAGCGGGACTAGAATCTGCTTCAAGAGAAGAataa
- the LOC110868394 gene encoding parthenolide synthase — MEIFIIFPLWLLVATLVLSMSCMFLFTLKSYRSPTSVSKLPPNPPKLPIIGNLHQLIGLPRHQALWKLSKQYGPLMQIHIGSKPFIVISSSTMAKQVFKNLDHIFCSRPPSHATKRLSYNYLDIAFAPHNDHWREMRKILVSEFLGPKRASSYNNVLVTEIKSMVHSLTLQPSNVAVNLNEVFLATVKGLVCKLAFGKNYREQPLKGPSWEVMLDETMEILNGSLGDSFPWLGRFIDQFSGWDSKLAKCFSNLDAYIETIVDEHQNNTVAKLSDDDDFVHTLVELPTIENASGYRLTKEDMKALIMDVLTGGIDTTVVTMVWAMSEITRSPRVMQKLQSEIRNCTGKIKKENKLDTTKMTYLKMVMKETLRLHPPAPLLLPHESLSHCQISGYSVFPRTTVLINAWAIGRDPETWGENAAEFYPERFENLEVEYGGGNCEMVPFGGGRRSCPAMNTVLTTMESTIANVLYWFDWEVPVGMKNEDLNMQEEGSLVARKKLPLYLIPKKYM; from the exons ATGGAGATCTTCATTATCTTCCCTTTATGGCTTCTTGTTGCAACACTAGTCCTCTCTATGTCTTGCATGTTTCTATTTACTCTTAAATCATATAGGTCGCCCACATCTGTCTCTAAACTTCccccaaaccctccaaaacttccCATTATTGGAAACTTGCACCAACTAATAGGTTTACCTCGTCATCAAGCCTTATGGAAGCTTTCCAAACAATATGGCCCCCTTATGCAAATACATATTGGTTCAAAACCTTTCATTGTCATATCTTCCTCTACCATGGCCAAACAAGTCTTTAAAAATCTAGATCACATCTTTTGTTCTCGCCCTCCGTCCCATGCCACCAAACGACTATCTTACAACTATCTTGACATCGCGTTCGCGCCTCATAATGATCACTGGAGGGAGATGCGCAAGATTTTGGTGTCTGAGTTCTTGGGCCCCAAAAGAGCTAGCTCATATAACAATGTGTTGGTGACCGAAATCAAAAGCATGGTTCATTCTCTAACGTTACAACCATCAAATGTTGCGGTAAACCTAAATGAGGTGTTTTTAGCAACAGTAAAAGGGTTGGTGTGTAAGCTTGCGTTTGGTAAGAACTATAGAGAACAACCCCTTAAGGGTCCATCATGGGAAGTGATGCTTGATGAAACCATGGAAATACTGAATGGATCACTTGGTGATTCTTTTCCATGGTTAGGTCGATTCATTGACCAATTTAGTGGATGGGATAGTAAGCTCGCGAAATGTTTTAGTAATCTTGATGCCTACATTGAGACCATAGTGGACGAACACCAAAACAATACCGTTGCCAAATTaagtgatgatgatgactttGTCCACACTCTAGTCGAGTTACCTACGATAGAGAATGCTTCTGGCTATCGGTTAACTAAAGAAGACATGAAAGCTCTCATCATG GACGTATTAACAGGAGGGATTGATACAACAGTTGTGACGATGGTTTGGGCAATGTCCGAGATCACTAGAAGTCCTAGAGTGATGCAAAAGTTGCAAAGTGAAATCAGAAATTGCACAGgaaaaataaagaaagaaaacaaaCTGGATACAACCAAAATGACATACTTAAAAATGGTGATGAAAGAGACACTAAGATTGCATCCACCTGCCCCATTATTGCTCCCACATGAAAGTTTAAGCCATTGCCAAATTAGTGGTTATAGTGTCTTTCCTAGGACAACTGTTTTAATTAACGCGTGGGCGATCGGGAGAGATCCAGAAACATGGGGAGAGAATGCAGCTGAGTTCTATCCGGAGAGGTTTGAGAATCTTGAAGTTGAATATGGAGGTGGGAATTGTGAGATGGTCCCTTTCGGAGGGGGACGAAGATCCTGCCCGGCAATGAACACAGTTCTAACAACTATGGAGTCCACAATAGCAAACGTTCTTTACTGGTTTGATTGGGAAGTTCCTGTTGGAATGAAGAACGAAGATTTGAACATGCAAGAGGAAGGTTCTCTAGTTGCCCGTAAGAAATTACCCCTTTACCTCATCCCCAAAAAGTATATGTGA